The Gemmatimonadota bacterium region TCTCTGGGTTCAACATCCACTTCAGACTTTGAAACACCACCCCCGGAGCTGACAGAGGTATGCTGTGACTCGGCACAACAAGCCCCCCATTCCCATACGAACACCCCGAACAAATATCGCCTTTATCAACCAGCGCGACATCTCTACCCGCAGCATTTAAATAATAAGCCGAGCAAACACCGATTGCCCCACCGCCAACAATCAATATTTCTGCCTGTTCACTCATCTGTATAGACCTCAACCCGCGCGATGGTCCAAAACGACCTCTCTCAGTTCAGCCACGACCTCCCCATAGGCGGGATCTTCCACGCAATTATTTAACTCGCCCTGATCTCTCGCCAGATCGTACAACTCACAGGGCGTCCCCGTTGGAACATGCAGCGTAAAGCGATAGCCTTCATTCCGCACCCCGGTCCAATCCTCAATCGTCGAAAACACGTACTCATACCTCCCAGAACCGCGTTCCAACATCGGCAACAGTGATTGCCCGCGGGCACCCTCCGGCGGTGTCACCTGCCCAATCTCTGCGATTGTCGAAACCACATCAATCAACTGCGTGAGATCGCCACAAACCCCTCTGTTCTTGCGGTCCGGTGGACTGACAATCAGCGGAACCTGAACCGAGCCCTCGTAAAAACAGTGCTTTGCCCACAAATGGTGTTCGCCGAGCATCTCGCCGTGGTCCGCGCTGTAAATAATCCACGTATTGTCCAGTTCCCCCAACGCATCCAGCGTATCAATCACCTCGCCAATCTTCTGATCAACCAGAGAAACAGCACCCAGATAATGCCTGATGCCCTCGCGCACAAAATCATCCGTCATCGTCTGAACCTGAGAATGCGCCTTGAGCCGTTTGACCTTTTCTGCCCAAACCTCATTCGTAGCGCTCGGCATCGTCATATTCGGCAATTCGATATCGGCATCTGCATAATAAGCCGCCCAAATCGGATCATCCATCAGCGGAACATGCGGCTGCACAAAACCCAGATGAAGATAAAACGGCTTCTCGGAATCGCGCGATTGCAACCAATCCATCGCGTGATCGGCAATAAAACTGGATAACTCGCATTCCTGGGGCAACACACTCGTCTCGCCCCGCCAGTGCGTGGGCGTAAGCCTGTAAATCCCCCGGATCTGTTCCTGATGCGCCTTTAGGAGACCCCGTTCCTCAAGAAAATCCATATACGGACTTTTCACATGGCTCTGAACATGTCCATACCGGTCGTATTCCTCCATCACATAATCCCACCCAAAACCCTTCACAAAATCTCCAAACTGCCGCGTATCGAAACGCTCCCCGCGTTCTCCCGCCTCCTGAGAACCGGGCCGACCGTGATAATGCGTCTTGCCAATCGACGCGGTCTCATACCCCCCGCCCTGCAACTGCTTCATAATCGTCGGCCATGCGGACTTAAAAGGACTATCATCAACCGTATCCCCGCGATCAGCCGTAACATTAGACGTAAACCCCAGTTCATGCGTATATCGCCCCGTAATCATCGTAGCCCTGCACGGCATACAAACCGGACACTGCGTCCACGTCCGCTCAAAACGCATACCCCAATCCGTTAGTCGATCCAGATTCGGCGTCTGGACTAGCGGATGCCCGGCGCAGCCGAGCACATCGTGACGGTGTTGATCGCTAAAAATGAACAGAATATTTGGTTGTTTCATAAACTCTCCCCAGAACCCTTTAAGACCACCTATAAACAAGTATAAATTGTGTCTCCTATTTTGGCCTTCTGGCGCACATCTTCTGAATCTCTGACCAGTCGGTATCTGGTAAGAGGGCAACAGATTCGTAATCGCTCTGGTCAGCTATCTGCTTCAACCTTTCAATGCGTTCCTCGGTGCGTGGATGAGTTGATACATAGCTCAAAAAACGGGGAATATCTCCCACTTCTTTTTTCAGTGTTTCAAAAAACACAACCATGCCTTTGGGATCAATTTTGGCCTTCTGAAGCATTTGCATGCCTTTTTGATCGGCTTCGGCTTCATCTTGACGGCGGAAGCGCAACCCGCCCAATGTATGCACTGTTTCAAGCGCGTAGTGCAGCCCCCCCGCATCTCCCGACAGGGCAGAGAGAAGCATGCCAATTGACAATTCGCGGAGAATTGCCCGCGTTGAATGGCGCTGAAGGATGTGTTGAATTTCGTGTGCAAGCACAGCGGCGAGTTCCTCGGGCGATTTGG contains the following coding sequences:
- a CDS encoding sulfatase-like hydrolase/transferase translates to MKQPNILFIFSDQHRHDVLGCAGHPLVQTPNLDRLTDWGMRFERTWTQCPVCMPCRATMITGRYTHELGFTSNVTADRGDTVDDSPFKSAWPTIMKQLQGGGYETASIGKTHYHGRPGSQEAGERGERFDTRQFGDFVKGFGWDYVMEEYDRYGHVQSHVKSPYMDFLEERGLLKAHQEQIRGIYRLTPTHWRGETSVLPQECELSSFIADHAMDWLQSRDSEKPFYLHLGFVQPHVPLMDDPIWAAYYADADIELPNMTMPSATNEVWAEKVKRLKAHSQVQTMTDDFVREGIRHYLGAVSLVDQKIGEVIDTLDALGELDNTWIIYSADHGEMLGEHHLWAKHCFYEGSVQVPLIVSPPDRKNRGVCGDLTQLIDVVSTIAEIGQVTPPEGARGQSLLPMLERGSGRYEYVFSTIEDWTGVRNEGYRFTLHVPTGTPCELYDLARDQGELNNCVEDPAYGEVVAELREVVLDHRAG